CAACACATCCACGGTTTTATCACTACACCTCCTATGGGGAAACGCCTCCTCCCATGCAAGATTCATCCACGAACTATCCGGCGTTTCCGTGAAAACCACCCTGAGCTCACTCAACCGGTCTCTCCTCCACTGCTGTTTCAATGAGCTCATCAAGCGCGCGACCTACCAGTGTAGAGTTCTCTTTTTCAAACACACCACTGACAATGCTTGAAACCGTTTCATCCTCGAACCTCACGTCCTTCAAAGAATCCTCAATAATCCATATATCTTCTTTAGGGTATACGGAGAAGTCACCAATTATTATGACATCCCTGATTATGTTTTGATTATCAGTTATGATTTTCACTTTGAATAATCCCTCTCTAGCCTCGTATTCATTG
This is a stretch of genomic DNA from Thermosphaera aggregans DSM 11486. It encodes these proteins:
- a CDS encoding lipoate protein ligase C-terminal domain-containing protein — protein: MKIYYNEYEAREGLFKVKIITDNQNIIRDVIIIGDFSVYPKEDIWIIEDSLKDVRFEDETVSSIVSGVFEKENSTLVGRALDELIETAVEERPVE